The DNA region TCAAACGGGGCGAGTGAGTAACCAGCTTTTTCCATGAAAACAATGAGAAACCCGCCCAAACAGGCATCCACATGCAGCGGGACGTCGTAGCGCACCGCCAGCTGCAACACAGCGAGGGAAAGTTTCACAGAACGGACTTCCCCgtttctgtttttgcacatatttgggTAGGAAATGTCTCGCCTCTGACCTTGGCTACTTCTTCAACCGGATCCATGATGCCGTGGGGGAACTGGGGCGCCGAGCAGACAAGCATGGCTGTGTTTCTGCTGATGGCTCTCCTCATCGCCTTGGTGCAgagcaaacaaaagaagaataatGAATGTTTGAAAGCAGGAAACACTTAGAGGGAAtaacacacacgcactcacctTAACGTCGACCTTCATGGTCTTCTGGTCGAGAGGAATGTGGACGAGTTTCATCCCAAAGTAATGTGCTGCTTTGTCGAACGCTGCGTGGACGCTCACCGGAGCAAGACTGAAGATTAGGACAAAAAATACCTCAGCACTTTCACTGGAAAACAGgcctgaaacaattaatcaacttctgaaataatcgtcaactaatttagtaatcaattaatcgttagcTAGAGAATGTAAACTCCAAAAAAATGGTAATTTACTAACTGATTAACACAATCATAGCAGTAATTTGGCAAAAACTATTGAAacaatacatacattttacatttaagatggaaaaaaaactttgtctaTAAATCTGTTCCATCAAAAACTACTCAAGtgacataaaaaatatctaaaagtaATGAAAGAGTAATCAACTGATCAGCTCTGCACTGTTGATGTCAAGCAGAAAGCTTTGAGCTTTTTGCATgttgaagattatttttttagctgcagatgtttCCTGTGCTACAAACTTTCTCTAAAGGGAGGTtatgttgttgcatttcaggcaggaaaatgtttattttcttattttaaaaatgaaatgatttattatattatttttatattttaatgtatttctaacattgCATAAGAAAGGCTcagatgaaaaatctgcagattgtGGCCATTATTTTAACAGATTAGTTGATTAATCGTCACAATAATTGatcgattaatcgataactaaagTAActgttagctgcagccctaCTGGAAACAAAAAGCCAGGTTTTCTGAAGCTCATCTTACATTTCAGGGAACTTCACACCCCGCTCATAAGCCATGTCTCTGTACGCTTTGCAGGCCATCAGGATGCTCTCCGTTCCTCCAGAAGTGACCTGGGAAAAGCCGAGATGCATCAAATTGAGCAAATCTTTCCTCAACGGGCTTGTGGATTTCCTGAGATTGTAAAAATAgaacataatattttattaggaGTCTGAGGTTTTACGGTTCCACAGGAGTTGGGTCCGCCGTTGAACAGGGAGCAGGACATTCGGACAACCTCAGCTTCCATCTTCCTGACGCCAGGAAAGATGTCCGGGTGGAGAGGGTTGCTCCACGCAAAATCTCCAtaaacctgcaaaacaaaacataaaaaaaaaatttaacaaagtcTCATAACTACCAACAAAAAAGCTTTCAAGTGTCAACAGGGCTGAAACgatttaaattgattaatcgttGACTGTAGTATCCAGAGTAAAACAAGGccatttactgaaaatatttattttcttatggaAAAAATgatcttaattatttttgtctatttgtatcaaaatgtaataaagcaTTGGCACATTCATAATTTAACCACTAAAGTctttttataatatttgaactacaaaaataaataactgaattcctttttaaaacaagaaaataataattttcctgcCTCATACCTTCACCAGGAGTTTGGTCAGCGTTTCGTCCCCCCAGTACACGGCGCCGGAAACACAGCCTTTGTCCCACTGCACGtcatctggaaaataaatattctaattAAATTTTGCATCTCATTCACTCAATAATATTCTATGAATACTAATAActaaaagaaatgaatgaaaaggagCAGAAGGAAGTAAAAACTTATATCTGCCCCCGACTGACACGACTATTCATCTCAGAAGACtacaaacatatttcaaatgcacaaaaactaaaaacatcagTTAATTCAAAACCGTATcatattattgtattttgttgttgtagtcATTCGTTCTCCTATGtatttggttgttgttttgtcaaTCAATACCTCTGTTTATTAGTcggtaatgtttgttttatatgcaCTAATTggtgaatgaataaaaaaaatagaaaagtttaaCTTCTGCAAAAGAATAATCAAATCTATGAACGTTTAACAGGCAGGGTTTCCCCAGAACCTTTTCTAAGCCTGGAGGTAAGAACGCCAGAAAAGTCATCATTAAAAGATATTTACAGTTGACAGGctatttgaaaatatcaccAAGTAAAAGAACACATAAACATTAACTAAACACCCCCTACATGTTAATGTTTACATCTGGATATTTTGCATGCGCACAAAAAAAGCCGATTCCTTTACAAGCCGTCTGAAGCCGCGATGCTGCAGTAGAACAATCCggttaacaaaatgaaacctggagatggaggcgttattaatttagtgcagtgcAGAAAAACTACTGAATAATAACTTCAAACCACTTTTTTCTCAAGCTCTGATTCAGCTGCACTACAAGcagacttgttgccatagcgactgactgacaacagctccgCTAACGCATCGGGACTCAACACcaaaaatcattcaaatgtttccacacaaagaacagaacattcagtctgttacagttttatgattttagGCTCgatgtttattttgagattaataataattgatagctgtggtagattagctgccgctgctattagctaagctaacttagtggcggttgattagctaatttaaacatttgctctactgatgatctgtcagagttggtgtttgggtttgattattttttaactgaaccaaaacaaaacaaattccaCATGTTacggttgtcaaagtcaagctagcgtAGCTAACCTAcgttttttctaaattaaaactttatctaGCTGTCGTAGTGTTGACACtgtgtcttgttttctttatacATCACtcatacatttaagatttagtgcattatgttgacaacttgatAGTTAAAACCGACGCTAGTCATCGTCAGCAGGGAGGAGGGGACGGGATCTTGGTCTTTAAAGTCTTAaaggaaaacatgagaaaaaatttaaattcaggCATGTAAAGCCTGGtagcccgccaggcttataaccCTGACAGATACAACTCCACACTTCCTCACAGTGCGTCAGAAACAAGCAGCTTTCTTGGAAACAAATCTCTCCCGATCCAAGCGGCTCGTTGCTGGTGAATCACTTACTTAGCGTTTGATACTCTTTGATTTTTTCCATGACTTGGCTCTGAGTTAGCCCTTTAGTGGGCAGCTGCTGAGTGTAGCTCATCCCCTCCTTCAGTGTGCACAGGCTGTAGGACATGTCGTCCAGAGCCTTGTTCAGCTGCTTCTGAAtctgatgcattaaaaaaagaaaaacagacatttgttaTTGGAATAAAGTTGCTAAAGTCAGCAGAAGTAAAAGTGTGACTAATTGAACTGAAGTAACCAGCTTATCATGAGTGCGTGATGCAAATGGTGCCAAAGGTCCCATCGTGACTCACAGGAATCCCAGACAACAATCGGACCACAAAGGAGAAGCAGATCCACCACAGAACTTACATTGTCGCCAACAAAGGGTATTTTTCTGACGAGTCGAAAGACTTGCTTCTTGATTCTGGAAGCGAGACCTGAACCGGAgacacagagcagcagctgtggGTGAAAACGGCAGGAAGCAAACGCAGCTGACTGTGACTAACAATGCATTTCATAAAATGATGAGGTCATCGTTTTATTCTGCTAAAGTGGGAAGaactttttggggtttttaacTCTACAAGCCTGAACAGCAGAAACGCCGAGTGGCTGTTAGTAGATGGAAAAAGACCTGAAGTGAAATAcctaaacatttctgttttcaggaacGGACAcgtcttaaaacaaaaaccttgcACCAAgtctgtcaaaaacaaacattaaatcaattaatcgcatgattaAAACGAGCTCTATAATtcccatttgcataatttattgttttcttcctaccaaaaactggatgacaaaagttttCTGTCGgatgttttggtctcaactagctcCTTCTTTAAGAcaactgtgtttatttaatttgttgtttctgttgtttggtttatttgtttttggttatttaaattgtcttccagttccagtgttaaacattcaatagaatttaaaatttattgatttttgagaaatgtcttcttgcattattattccaTTATATTACTtagaaatggtctcaaaacaacaatattatcatttatcacaataacttctggaaaaaTTAATCGTCTATTACACGTTTGTGTCCATGTGACGTTTGGTCGCCTTGTAAGATTGTTCAGAAGCAACAggaataatgtttattttaagtaaaaataatttgataatttcatatatttttatattgtgtcaatacaataaacagttttttttctactccaaattattctaaataaaaagtacaacaCCGACccaaataagaacaaaaactcAGATGAAAGGCTGGGCATTTATCGTAAAATATTTCTTaccatgataaaaaaaacaacatttattattgttgtctcaataaattttaattaatgacgttaaataaaaaacaaaactgaaagcattattggaaaattaatttgatattttctccACTATTAGTTTCTTGAAAGtatcagtaaattaaaaactataacagaatgcagttactgtgtgcagtatGTTAATATAAATGTCACTTCTTTAAGTCCTAAAGTGGGAATGTTTCAGtataaaaagcttattttaatcattttttattatcacaatagtaTCACAAAATATCTCGATAAAATTCAGACTCCATATCACCCATCCTTATGTGAAGCACCTGCATCTcatgatttaattatttccagGTGTGAAATATTACTTTCTCGCTGGAAGAGGAATCCTTTGAGCCAGAGAGCTGCCAGCGTGGTGAGGACAGACGCTCCGATGATTTGCCACGGCTCCAGGTGGGAGCAGCGGGAGTTGATCTGCCGCCGGCCTTCCTCCAGgtacagcagcagcatctcctTATACACCTCCAAGGCACTCTGAAAGGACAACACACGCCTTACAATTCATTTATGATTAATcttttatcacattaaaatacattcatttaaataatagGTAAATATCCTTGTCCGTAAATTTGGATTCTGTTCTGatgaagtgaaactgaacttGATTAGGTCATATTGTAAAACATTGTATTCGGCACATTTGTGgtgcaactttaaaaaagcCAGTCTTCAAAGACTGAAGGTGGCTTATAATGATGCACTAagacttttgttaaataaacccagatggtCCGGTGCCAGTGAACTGTTTGTGTCTGCTCGAGTCAGCACTTTGATGGCTGTTTTAAGAAAGCTTATGTATAAATTTATTTGTCGCTTAAATGAGTCTAATAGAATTATACTACTGTTGGAGATACTACTGGAGACATTGGTATGATTGCCTTCTGGATAGCTAGGAGtcattttttgtactttttactcttttattgtctttgttttcttttttatgtaatcTGGACTCTGAGTCTGCAATAAAATCTATCTAATCTAATAATGTCCCTTTAGTCCTTCtttcgggctgcacagtggtgcagttggtagagctgttgccttgcagcaagaaggtcctgggtttgattcccggcccagggtctttctgcatggagtttgcatgttctccctgtgcatggtgggttctctccgggttctccaggttcctcccacagtccaaaaacatgactgtcaggttaattggtttctctaaattctccctatgtTTGAGTGTGTGaattgttgtttgtcttgtctgtctttgtgttgccctgcgacagactggtgacctgtccagggtgaacccgcctctcgcccgggacgcagctggagaggaaccagcaaccctcctgaccccattagggacaaggatgtaagaaaatggatggatggatggatggatggatggatggatggatggatggatggatggatggtccttctttcagtgttgtagtttggctgTCACCCAGGAGGGGGCGTAGCTGGTTAAGGGGAGCCAGCAGTCGgtaaaaacaaagatggcggaggCGCCGTAGAACAGGAAAGAGTAACGGTCCAAACAAAGTCCGGCGTGGGATGAAAAATTAGCTTGatgctgttttgaaatataacaCTCGACAAGCTCTTTTAGTTTCACATTTATAGCGCTGATTCAGCCGCCAACTTATCAACCAAATATTACTGATGTGCTACAAAGGcgagacagaaaaaataaattaatatatgaTTTTGAGGCCCATCGGCACTTTAAGGATTTTGTACCCAGTCCTACATGAGTGAAGCTGCAacgtccaaaaacaaaacagtttaaaatggaatttaaaaatatgatcatCACTGcatcaaaatcagaaataattacCATTATTACTGCTATTATCAATGTGACTGTCGTTCTTTAATTAAGTTGTCAATCATTACCGCTTTGTAGTAtattgaaatcattttaaacatgttagaaATGATTGATGCTTGCTAATAACATGAATGCATTTTACCAGTTGTTctaattaagaaaatatgtcaTAATAACCCAGTTAATGTCGGGTGTAAAAATAAGTTCATACTTCCACCCACTATTTGGAACATGTAGATATGTTTTACATCTGCTCTTCGTTTGCTTCTTTGaatttatctttgtttattCTTATAGTACACTACATTCAATTAagtcaaactaaacattttaaccCTTTATCTTATGGAGAGATCCTCAGCAAGAGAAAActctttataataaaatggcCGCTTATTAATTAATCGTTAGTCGGTTGATTATCTTGCATTACAGAAAAGCGGTTTAAGTTTCAGGACTTACTTTAGGAGACATTGTTGGATCCACAGAGAACCTGGGGAGGAAATAACAGATTCTTCCCTCTACAAGTGTTGGGAAAACGCCGAGCTAACTGGGTGACTCCTCCCACTCTGCGTTAGGCAACTGGTTGAGAGGAAGTTCACCCAGCTACAAACAGTCCTGCATTTCCTCTGATGAACATAAAGAGCTTTACTCTGTTCAGGTGTGAATTCAGCACTGAGATACCAATGAATCAAACTGCACAAGCGTGGTAACGTTATCTTCATTATCTCTCAGCAGAGGTGTGTTTACAACCCCGCGGCGGACATTTTGATAGGACAGACCCTCTACATCAGCTGCAATCAGATGGAGAAAGCTTAAGGTTCACAACATGGTATCTTAAGAACTCGTTATCTGTGTGACCTCCAATGTTCATCACCTTTCAGTTTGTCACGTTTTGTCACCTTGCAATAACAAACTTCGTGATATCTCACTGGAGTTTACAAAAGAACGACAATCTGCCAATTTCTGTTGGTTTGATGCCATTTTCTGAtctcatgttgtgttttcagttgCTATAAGCAGGAAAATTACCGTAATTAACAGAAATAGAGGCTTGAAAACTTCTATAAAAGTCAACAAAATGTGCCTCACTTAGTGAATagagttactaaaataaaatacatttatttcagtaaaggTTTTAAAAGGTAAGTGTGTAAAAGAGAcaatttgacaattttttgttggtttgttgtaattttccaacacaaaaaataaaaaatgaaaatgaggaaGCTATACTTTAGTTTTACAGTTAATTAAGTGCTTCATCTTTTAGCACATCGGCATTAAATCACTATCAGTAGCAGGAGTTTCATTGGGtccattttgaagaaagaacCACACAAACTCCATCAAaccttttttctcattaaaataacttttttctcgtagttttaagatgtttttctggtAAATGTGTGTCATTATTCTgttaatattataattttatgattGTAATTAAGCAAACATTCTTATAATATGACTCTAATGGTCTCTGGAACGGATGATagaaataaaagtcactttttaaaaatattttctgaatgtgtttggaaattaaagaaaaaaaactattaaaatatgatactttatttttaaaccaaatcacCCAGCCCCCAAATTACAgtgaaatcaatcaatcaatcagtttaTTGGCTcgaattaatacattttataattaatatGCAAACACATTCTCTTATAACACTTATGCCACATgagagaaaagttattttttgtttattttattttgttcatatttgtaGATTGATAcctgtttttgttagttttatattCACTAATtgaatacaaattttaaaaaaattgtaaataaataaataaaaaagaaaagggagcatgaagaagaaaaatcttgtataaattattttctcaataattacaaaataattcatatcaAATTAATATAAGttgcaaaaaatatatcattgttaattcaaaagacaattttttttcttataaagtattttgaaatcCTCATTCAAATATTTCATCGTTTTACTTCATGCACCAAAAtgcacatttgctttaaaatagTCCGcacacttttacttttaaaatcatatttcctTCAGTTATTTCTGTCACTTGAtcttaagacaaaaaaagtttgtaaattAATTGGCAGTAATGTCTTTctagctttaaaaataacaacaactttttaaattagcCACATCTTTTAGTTTCAAGATATTCGGTTGATTAAACAGTTTATATGTGAAGTGAAGTGACGACTAGCCGGCTGTAATTCCTGCCTGTTTAGACAGCATCTCCTCTTTCAGGTTTGGCAGGATCCAGTGCAACGACAgcaaagaacagaacagaacagaacaaacCCGGTTGGGTTTTCAGTACCGGCCTCTGGTCTCTTATCACCACCATCACTAATTATTGACCTTTACACTCCAATAACCCTCCAAACCCACTCGGCTGTCTCTGCCTGAGGAAAACTTTAACCCAGTTCACACAAAGCATGTTGGTTTGTATTGTCTCCCTCATTGTTGAGCCGTAAATGCCCATTTCTCTCAGTCTCCCCCCGTCCCTACAACATCTGACTGCTCTGAAATCAGATCTTTTGTTGTCTCCCAGGAGGCTTTGCTCTCATGTAAAAGCGGGGGCTGCATCTGCTGACAACAAACAAGTCCTCCAACTTTCAGCTAAACATCTGCAAACTTCTACTTATTAACAGAGCTGGGTagcaactagttacatttacttggctaagttttttttatttactttagtgagtatttttactacgctgtactttctactttacttgagtaattttattatgaagaactctttcttgagtaaaatttctgtattttctacacactgaatgaaaaacaaacatattttaacgtaaaattcaccagacacagacacacacctgctgtttttgttaaagtttcatcagtttttaattgaaataaactgatttggaaacgcTGTcctttgcctgattttattgttttttgttacttatataaattcttgtcattttcatccttaaaacaCCAAGATTCCCActgaactttatattttggtctgattttgtaatttttaaatattaaatgattgacaGTTTGATCAGTATCTCAGTACTTAAgaagactttttaccaaatgcttttttttttactctcaaGTAATTTCTTGCTATTAATTGGATACAATTTTTGGCTACTCAGACCTCCTCTACTTATTAgatgtaataataattagatttatttaggAGAAAACTAATTAAATGTTCAAAGTGCATCTGGTTGGTTCTGTTTGAATTGATCCAGGCTGTAAAATCTGCCCTAACAGCAGTTTGTTGTTATCTTCTTAAAGAAAATCACACTCCAATATGAACAGCTAACAACAATAACACATTGTTGTAGCTTCCGGCAGGTTCATACAGGACAGGATCTCCAGTTTTACCCTACAATAAACAACAGCAGTGCTCTTTAACCCCTCTTACAGCAGGTTGGTGACTCAAATAGAGGctacattttaagttttatttaagttataCAACAATAATGTGGGGAATTACATCATAtatgttgatttttatcaaCAGCAAAACAATAGCGGTGCTTAAATTGTTGTTTAACACTTGTTCTTCTAGTAAATCGCCCTATTTCTGTTCTTTGTAAGTCCTTAAGGAAAACAGTTAGCTAACTTCTCCACTTAAACAAGTCAGTCCTAAATAAAACGGAAACAAAAGTCAAGAGAAACGTACCCAGTAATCCATGTTTCCGAGTTGAGCTGTCGTTTAAATTCTTCCTCTTTGTTCACTTCTCATATAAAGCCTGACTTTCTGCCCCTCAGCTCACATCTAAATGCTACAGGGAGCCGCAGCGAGCAGAAAGCTAACCCTGATTCAGGAAGCAGCTTCTGCGCCGTCTGCGCATGTGTAGATCTGACAACGATTACATAGAATCCGGGTGTGAGAAAGTTTGTTCCGCATGAGATGCAGATCTGAGTTGTAAACAATGGGATTGCCAAAACCGTGTTACATATTGAATTAAACAAACTGttacaaaagaggaaaagaaacaaacaagaaatacaACAAGATTTTAACTGTGATCTGAAAAtaagttgaatatttttctccaagttcaactaaatctattttaaaattttctactAATCCCACAGGAAAATCAAATGTTGTTACACATaattttcatgcttttatttagttatttgttGAATatgtattgtatttatttattattttaaatttttattgatataataaaacacttttgtaaTTATATTATCTTCCTCAAATAAAGCATTATTAATGCTGATGGCTGTGGACAGGAAAGATTTTCTGTAGATGTCTGTATTGCAGCAGTGCAGAAGTAGCCACTGACTGAAGACAATCTGTTTTTCTAAGACAGTCTCATGAAGGAAATGATCAGGATTAcgtgtaatgtttttttattttatgaagaatcaaTTTATAATGTTACAGCCTTATCCCAAAATGGATTTAATTCACACTTGGTGTTAAATTCCACATAAGATACCCCAgaatgacaaacagaaaaaatgttagTTAGAAATTTTTCCTAACTAAAGCAAATTgcaaaaaattcaaattaactttttcaatTTATCATTATGGGGTATTTTATGTAGAATTTTATgccaaaaaattattaaatccATATATAAGCATCCAAGTATTTTTGCACTTATAACCAAAAAAGCCTTCAGAATTTCTTCTGAGTCCATCTGTTGTAAATTCAGttgataaaactaaatttttgttGGATCACATCTCCACAACAAGTGAGATTATTGGATTTCACATTTAGTCTAAAAGACcataaatcaaataatcaatGTCAAAGGAGCTTTGAGTTTAACTCCAtaggaaatataaaaaaaatatatatatatttttaaatcagtggCTCAAATGTTTGCTTATGGAGATCCAGAAGGTTAGATGTTGTTATGCACTCCACTATTCAGGACGTATCTTTTTACTTCCGCTTAATGGCTAACTTTGCATTTTACAAAGAatccaaagaaaatatattgaagCTAAacctgcagtatataacttttatataaaaatagatatttcttttttacatacttACTATCCATATTTAACTTGGACTCTTTCCAACCTAAGTGGAGAAAAATAGATCTAAAAACGTTACTGgaacttttgacattttgcagCTTGACACGAAGAGCTAGCTTAGCAAGGGcatgttagcagctagttagcgctAGCCTCAACAGCCTTGATCTACAGAGGGAAATTAAGATGTCAGGGAGAAAAGTCTAGACAGAAAAAAGCTTCAAACACGACATTAAAACTGCAATATATAACTTTtataagaagtatttttttcccacatttattgaaactgtcaaCATATTGTT from Gambusia affinis linkage group LG13, SWU_Gaff_1.0, whole genome shotgun sequence includes:
- the sgpl1 gene encoding sphingosine-1-phosphate lyase 1 produces the protein MDYWSALEVYKEMLLLYLEEGRRQINSRCSHLEPWQIIGASVLTTLAALWLKGFLFQRESLASRIKKQVFRLVRKIPFVGDNIQKQLNKALDDMSYSLCTLKEGMSYTQQLPTKGLTQSQVMEKIKEYQTLNDVQWDKGCVSGAVYWGDETLTKLLVKVYGDFAWSNPLHPDIFPGVRKMEAEVVRMSCSLFNGGPNSCGTVTSGGTESILMACKAYRDMAYERGVKFPEILAPVSVHAAFDKAAHYFGMKLVHIPLDQKTMKVDVKAMRRAISRNTAMLVCSAPQFPHGIMDPVEEVAKLAVRYDVPLHVDACLGGFLIVFMEKAGYSLAPFDFRVKGVTSISADTHKYGYAPKGSSVILYSDIKYRQYQYFVAPDWQGGIYASPSVAGSRPGGIIAACWATMMYMGESGYVDATKKIIGTARKIRNEIRKIKGVFVFGNPEVSVVAIGSEDFDIFRLSNALTSKGWNLNTLQFPSSIHLCCTVLHTQPGVADRFIREVKEQVAIIMKNPKQKTTGMGAIYGMAQSIPDRSLVTEISRGFLDCLYSTEVPKSNAGHMNSNGKAH